A genome region from Mastacembelus armatus chromosome 8, fMasArm1.2, whole genome shotgun sequence includes the following:
- the asb16 gene encoding ankyrin repeat and SOCS box protein 16 isoform X2 — translation MTHCSSSEGLEQEYQEWEDARRALAHRRAMIRSPLSRAPRLPPRHPRLQEVRAPPPQVRCRDTAVHNTFMCGDMKGVYAVLKDPAMVNALMETVHEDMVWAPEMGMWTLSSKVKQTSALRLAASRGHTGCVEELLFRGAEVNADPGGSTALHDACIGGHAVCVQLLLSHGADPEILAADGSAPLHLCTSAQSFQCAELLLDGGAEVNVRMRESRLTPLHVAARRGLEEHVALFLSHGADVLATNREGETPLNTACSGADRPSEAGRYLRVIQKLLDARADPRTAGRKQHTPLHNACANCSPRIVDILLQHGAKADAANCAEYTPMDCVLQVVEDYPDQQPEAIVRSLLNHGARPVSPKSLKQCIFSSATLEVILNSYTSVPSCEWLDSLSAEIYEKHRPFFDLVRQWRGQPRSLQHLCRCALRLHLGAQCYAAVSKLDIPSSVKDYLLLCNDGTLK, via the exons ATGACCCACTGCAGTTCCAGTGAAGG ATTGGAGCAGGAGTATCAGGAGTGGGAGGATGCCCGAAGAGCGCTGGCTCATCGAAGAGCCATGATCAGGTCCCCACTGTCCCGGGCCCCAAGGCTTCCTCCCAGACACCCACGGCTCCAGGAGGTCCGGGCCCCACCACCCCAGGTCCGATGCAGAGACACGGCCGTACACAACACCTTCATGTGTGGGGACATGAAAGGGGTGTATGCGGTGTTGAAGGACCCTGCGATGGTTAACGCCCTGATGGAGACTGTGCATGAGGACATGGTGTGGGCACCAGAGATGG GGATGTGGACTCTGAGCTCCAAGGTAAAACAAACCTCAGCCCTGCGTCTAGCTGCCAGCCGAGGACACACAGGCTGTGTGGAGGAGCTGCTGTTTCGTGGAGCTGAGGTGAACGCTGACCCTGGAGGCAGCACCGCCCTGCATGATGCCTGCATAGGCGGCCATGCTGTCTGtgtccagctgctgctttctCATGGAGCAGATCCGGAAATTTTAGCTGCAGACGGCAGCGCTCCTCTTCACCTCTGCACTTCTGCCCAGTCATTCCA GTGTGCTGAGCTGCTGTTAGATGGGGGTGCAGAAGTCAACGTGAGGATGAGGGAGTCGAGGCTCACACCTCTGCACGTGGCTGCACGGCGAGGCCTAGAGGAGCACGTAGCGCTCTTCCTGAGTCACGGCGCAGATGTTTTAGCCACAAATCGCGAGGGAGAGACCCCTTTAAACACTGCATGCTCCGGGGCAGACAGGCCATCTGAGGCCGGCCGCTATTTACGTGTGATTCAGAAGCTGCTAGATGCACGAGCTGACCCCAGAACAGCAGGCAGGAAGCAGCACACCCCGCTGCACAATGCCTGTGCAAACTGCAGCCCCAGGATCGTAGACATCCTCTTGCAGCATGGAGCAAAGGCTGACGCTGCCAATTGTGCAGAATACACACCAATGGACTGTGTGTTACAG GTGGTTGAAGATTACCCAGACCAGCAACCTGAAGCAATAGTACGGTCACTTTTGAACCATGGAGCCAGGCCTGTTTCCCCAAAG AGTTTGAAGCAATGCATCTTCTCTTCTGCCACCCTGGAGGTGATACTGAATTCATACACATCTGTTCCTTCCTGTGAATGGTTGGACTCTCTGTCTGCTGAGATATATGAG AAACACCGGCCTTTCTTCGACCTGGTGCGTCAGTGGAGAGGCCAGCCGCGCTCTCTGCAGCACCTCTGTCGATGCGCCTTACGTCTGCACTTAGGAGCCCAGTGTTATGCAGCAGTCAGTAAACTGGACATTCCCAGCTCTGTGAAGGATTATCTTCTGTTGTGTAATGACGGGACACTCAAATGA
- the hrob gene encoding uncharacterized protein C17orf53 homolog, translating into MTAMACRISGLFSTGEDFDDEDVLGTDWTGPTASGPGDVAAAVPSCTLRASSVAHREPEKNCLQQTGERSSALSNGTASRSGTRTAAGHTVALGLRQLSSSSSSAELPSFHPTAQNNSQPSLASQQSHVNPQGSLKSCVVQDDFDDWDVDLAELDECDGQMGQPVQPPALASPVPTAEPASSAKTLRPPTCGGNETRPDRTLRELSTARQQLGSSTTNLNPCLSASVSHPSFPPAPPQSPAVFSGLTATSPAPSPISRTLTKHPQRSWETPGPSRQAHGLFETVSPAPALSSTMSPHLLHTPVLTNRLVQLVSASNKLPKKRPRSESHLPRTRRFPGPAGLLPQQPQGQSLDKIVVSVPQTPAHGAMARLPSQGSSSQTEDEEFSGGAWAAMKTEMGLDERNPSCFLHSYSVVMVLRKAALKQLAKNKVPNMAVLLKSIIHTHADAKAVFKDPTGEIQGTVHRRLLEDRVEELKVGAVLLLKQVGVFSPSHHNHYLNVTPNNLLRIYSPDGVSLSSAQLPPLVLEPMLPVPVWPATVLREPVSQMQLVFEDEDDEGQESEKCTNSGDPESTADTGVKSPQEPAGNQVPQDLDWDADDDLDELLGELPEDTYSF; encoded by the exons ATGACTGCGATG GCCTGCAGAATAAGTGGCCTTTTCAGCACTGGCGAAGACTTTGATGATGAG gaCGTGCTCGGGACAGACTGGACTGGCCCCACAGCGTCTGGACCAGGCGATGTGGCAGCTGCTGTGCCATCCTGCACGCTGCGTGCGTCCTCTGTTGCTCACAGAGAACCGGAGAAAAATTGCCTCCAGCAAACTGGAGAGAGATCATCTGCCCTGTCTAATGGGACAGCATCAAGGAGCGGCACACGCACTGCTGCTGGACATACTGTTGCTCTCGGTTTGAGGCAGctgtcatcctcctcctcctctgctgagCTCCCGTCTTTCCATCCTACTGCACAGAATAACTCTCAGCCTAGTTTGGCATCACAACAGAGTCATGTTAACCCACAGGGGTCGCTGAAATCCTGTGTGGTTCAGGATGATTTTGATGATTGGGATGTTGACCTGGCAGAACTGGATGAGTGTGATGGCCAGATGGGGCAGCCGGTTCAACCTCCTGCTCTGGCTTCACCTGTGCCCACAGCAGAGCCTGCATCTTCAGCCAAAACGTTGCGACCGCCGACCTGTGGAGGGAATGAGACACGACCTGATAGAACCCTGAGGGAGCTCAGCACTGCGCGACAGCAGCTTGGCTCATCCACTACAAACCTAAATCCATGCCTTTCTGCTTCAGTTTCCCATCCTTCTTTCCCACCAGCGCCTCCACAGAgtcctgctgttttctctggCCTCACTGCAACTTCTCCTGCACCCAGCCCCATTTCCAGGACACTCACAAAGCATCCTCAGAGATCATGGGAAACTCCAGGACCCTCCCGCCAGGCTCATGGCCTGTTTGAGACAGTCTCCCCAGCACCTGCTTTGTCCTCCACCATGAGCCCTCATCTCCTTCACACTCCAGTTCTCACCAATCGCCTGGTCCAGTTGGTATCTGCCTCCAATAAGCTTCCTAAGAAGAGGCCTCGCTCTGAGTCTCACCTACCCAGGACCCGACGCTTCCCCGGCCCTGCTGGTCTCCTGCCACAGCAG CCTCAGGGACAGAGCCTGGACAAAATAGTGGTTTCTGTTCCTCAGACTCCTGCTCATGGTGCTATGGCCCGACTGCCAAGCCAG GGTTCCAGCTCGCAGACTGAGGATGAGGAATTCAGTGGAGGTGCCTGGGCAGCGATGAAAACAGAGATGGGACTGGATGAGAGGAACCCGTCCTGCTTTCTGCATTCCTACAGTGTGGTCATGGTTCTTCGAAAG gctgcactgaaacagctgGCTAAAAACAAAGTGCCAAACATGGCTGTGCTGCTCAAGAGcatcattcacacacacgcTGACGCCAAGGCTGTTTTTAAAGACCCGACAG GAGAAATTCAGGGAACTGTGCACCGGCGTCTCCTGGAGGACAGagtggaggagctgaaggtTGGAGCTGTACTGCTTCTTAAACAA GTCGGCGTGTTTTCCCCCTCACATCATAACCACTACCTGAATGTGACACCCAACAACCTGCTGAGGATCTACTCCCCTGATGGAGTCAGTCTGTCCTCCGCTCAGCTTCCTCCACTGGTCCTG gaGCCAATGCTGCCAGTACCTGTTTGGCCTGCCACTGTCCTTCGGGAGCCGGTGTCTCAAATGCAGCTGGTTtttgaggatgaggatgatgagggaCAAGAATCAGAAAAATGCACCAATTCAGGCGACCCTGAATCCACAGCTGACACTGGAGTCAAGAGCCCTCAAGAGCCAGCTGGGAACCAAGTACCACAGGACCTAGACTGGGATGCAG ATGACGACCTGGATGAACTCCTGGGAGAGTTACCCGAGGACACCTACAGCTTTTGA
- the asb16 gene encoding ankyrin repeat and SOCS box protein 16 isoform X1, producing MSKDTFPFTSTSLRSLRLEQEYQEWEDARRALAHRRAMIRSPLSRAPRLPPRHPRLQEVRAPPPQVRCRDTAVHNTFMCGDMKGVYAVLKDPAMVNALMETVHEDMVWAPEMGMWTLSSKVKQTSALRLAASRGHTGCVEELLFRGAEVNADPGGSTALHDACIGGHAVCVQLLLSHGADPEILAADGSAPLHLCTSAQSFQCAELLLDGGAEVNVRMRESRLTPLHVAARRGLEEHVALFLSHGADVLATNREGETPLNTACSGADRPSEAGRYLRVIQKLLDARADPRTAGRKQHTPLHNACANCSPRIVDILLQHGAKADAANCAEYTPMDCVLQVVEDYPDQQPEAIVRSLLNHGARPVSPKSLKQCIFSSATLEVILNSYTSVPSCEWLDSLSAEIYEKHRPFFDLVRQWRGQPRSLQHLCRCALRLHLGAQCYAAVSKLDIPSSVKDYLLLCNDGTLK from the exons ATGTCAAAGGACACATTTCCATTTACTTCTACCTCACTGCGCTCTCTGAGATTGGAGCAGGAGTATCAGGAGTGGGAGGATGCCCGAAGAGCGCTGGCTCATCGAAGAGCCATGATCAGGTCCCCACTGTCCCGGGCCCCAAGGCTTCCTCCCAGACACCCACGGCTCCAGGAGGTCCGGGCCCCACCACCCCAGGTCCGATGCAGAGACACGGCCGTACACAACACCTTCATGTGTGGGGACATGAAAGGGGTGTATGCGGTGTTGAAGGACCCTGCGATGGTTAACGCCCTGATGGAGACTGTGCATGAGGACATGGTGTGGGCACCAGAGATGG GGATGTGGACTCTGAGCTCCAAGGTAAAACAAACCTCAGCCCTGCGTCTAGCTGCCAGCCGAGGACACACAGGCTGTGTGGAGGAGCTGCTGTTTCGTGGAGCTGAGGTGAACGCTGACCCTGGAGGCAGCACCGCCCTGCATGATGCCTGCATAGGCGGCCATGCTGTCTGtgtccagctgctgctttctCATGGAGCAGATCCGGAAATTTTAGCTGCAGACGGCAGCGCTCCTCTTCACCTCTGCACTTCTGCCCAGTCATTCCA GTGTGCTGAGCTGCTGTTAGATGGGGGTGCAGAAGTCAACGTGAGGATGAGGGAGTCGAGGCTCACACCTCTGCACGTGGCTGCACGGCGAGGCCTAGAGGAGCACGTAGCGCTCTTCCTGAGTCACGGCGCAGATGTTTTAGCCACAAATCGCGAGGGAGAGACCCCTTTAAACACTGCATGCTCCGGGGCAGACAGGCCATCTGAGGCCGGCCGCTATTTACGTGTGATTCAGAAGCTGCTAGATGCACGAGCTGACCCCAGAACAGCAGGCAGGAAGCAGCACACCCCGCTGCACAATGCCTGTGCAAACTGCAGCCCCAGGATCGTAGACATCCTCTTGCAGCATGGAGCAAAGGCTGACGCTGCCAATTGTGCAGAATACACACCAATGGACTGTGTGTTACAG GTGGTTGAAGATTACCCAGACCAGCAACCTGAAGCAATAGTACGGTCACTTTTGAACCATGGAGCCAGGCCTGTTTCCCCAAAG AGTTTGAAGCAATGCATCTTCTCTTCTGCCACCCTGGAGGTGATACTGAATTCATACACATCTGTTCCTTCCTGTGAATGGTTGGACTCTCTGTCTGCTGAGATATATGAG AAACACCGGCCTTTCTTCGACCTGGTGCGTCAGTGGAGAGGCCAGCCGCGCTCTCTGCAGCACCTCTGTCGATGCGCCTTACGTCTGCACTTAGGAGCCCAGTGTTATGCAGCAGTCAGTAAACTGGACATTCCCAGCTCTGTGAAGGATTATCTTCTGTTGTGTAATGACGGGACACTCAAATGA
- the tmub2 gene encoding transmembrane and ubiquitin-like domain-containing protein 2 codes for MAVCALTVLDGMEDEVTAAGGVLLLVLALILAWLSTHVAERGDHILGTILTVGAHASLIGLGGHDSYSGGSPSVDTPEQQTPPPSQDNKPDDAELGNERGEGEGAEGVRADLLLDIQSKPPQPGRIHTSEEEDDEIDDDEELEEEEKQVIEHIPVLTSTICPTTTTTAISVRLKFLNETEEVAVVEPLDTVGVLKSKYFSGREHQIKLIYQGQLLQDPKKTLLSLNITHNSVIHCHISQSLHETSSEEGDQSGAGAGIGSGVSGGFRAAGVAISTSSLVVPVFVVILAVVWYFRINYRQFFTAPATISLVGVTVFFSFLIFGMHSR; via the exons ATGGCAGTGTGTGCACTGACCGTGTTGGATGGCATGGAGGATGAGGTGACAGCAGCAGGTGGTGTGTTGCTCCTGGTCCTCGCCCTCATCTTGGCTTGGCTCTCCACTCATGTGGCCGAACGTGGAGACCACATACTGGGCACCATCCTCACTGTGGGTGCTCACGCCTCTCTGATCGGACTGGGAGGCCACGACAGCTACAGCGGAGGGTCTCCCAGCGTGGACACCCCTGAACAGCAGACTCCTCCACCCTCACAGGATAACAAGCCAGACGACGCAGAGCTGGGGAACGAGAGAGGTGAGGGTGAGGGAGCTGAGGGGGTTAGAGCAGATCTGCTGCTGGACATACAGAGCAAACCACCACAGCCTGGAAGAATACATACatctgaagaggaggatgatgaaattgatgatgatgaagagctggaggaagaagaaaaacaagttatAGAACATATCCCAGTTTTGACCAGCACCATCTGTCCTACCACTACTACAACTGCCATTTCTGTCCGTCTGAAGTTTTTAAATGAGACAGAGGAGGTAGCTGTTGTTGAACCGCTGGATACAGTGGGCGTCCTGAAAAG TAAATACTTCTCAGGTCGGGAGCaccaaataaaactgatttacCAAGGCCAACTGCTTCAGGATCCCAAGAAGACTCTGTTATCCCTGAACATCACACACAACAGCGTGATCCACTGCCACATCTCCCAGTCCCTACACGAGACCAGTTCAGAGGAAGGGGATCAGTCTGGGGCCGGAGCAGGTATCGGGTCTGGGGTCTCTGGAGGATTCAGGGCTGCAGGTGTGGCCATTAGCACCAGCAGCCTGGTGGTGCCTGTGTTCGTGGTGATACTGGCTGTGGTGTGGTACTTCCGGATCAACTACAGGCAGTTCTTCACCGCCCCCGCGACCATCTCCCTTGTGGGagtcactgtgtttttcagctttctgATATTTGGGATGCACAGTCGCtga